Proteins from one Malaya genurostris strain Urasoe2022 chromosome 2, Malgen_1.1, whole genome shotgun sequence genomic window:
- the LOC131431247 gene encoding insulin-like growth factor-binding protein complex acid labile subunit — translation MFGRVLVRCVLLVVLNFVFGLGFTAPRRPDTVADIELDEEQDTVSLQACFEEDLRNIRAHNPNPLHVIINHCYLQELPNAIFIRFHDLKSLQICDSRLNHLQDFALNGLRNLEVLDFSRNNLTTVKSWSDHSLENLQSLDLRRNLLNKVNTQSFKHYPNLTKLNLAVNQIAVIPEGTFQVAPHLKYLNLAHNLLTSIDETTLKGLTKLNHVYFHHNQITFVDFFAFVGNSHLKTLQLQENKISVLETDLLSNLPRLTFLNISHNQLEIVSENSFKRSASLRSLDMSYNRIKNFHEDSLKGLSSLEVFNASHNQLNQLNKYMFKDFSAVEVLVLVGNQLAYVENKLFEYSPQVKILNLSRNVIADIEPEIFEDTIRLHSLDLSQNQLVEDAFLGSLPHLQCLNLNHNLFQRLNVSLLGHMGHVELRGNPWRCQFLILELMKQNHNIHYANNYVVQSADSILNTHGIGCTDENGKSRDIIVVESPAKQDYSSLEYHRYRLFHEAQLDTRPIQDNFDTKSTILWLMSGAFVVFGAFKLIQLILQHSEHQSEKWRLDQHMECNEAGEIDDDAVGRLIFPASATADATKQ, via the exons ATGTTCGGTCGTGTGTTAGTGCGCTGTGTACTGCTGGTTGTACTGAACTTTGTCTTCGGGTTGGGCTTCACGGCTCCTCGCCGACCCGACACTGTTGCTGATATTGAACTGGACGAGGAACAGGACACTGTTTCGCTACAGGCTTGTTTTGAGGAAGACTTAAGGAACATCAGAGCGCACAATCCGAATCCGTTGCATGTCATCATCAATCATTGCTATTTGCAGGAactgccgaatgccattttcatTCGCTTTCATGATCTTAAATCGCTTCAAATTTGCGACAGTAGACTAAACCATCTGCAAGATTTTGCCCTTAATGGATTGAGAAATCTTGAAGTTCTAGATTTTTCAAGAAACAATCTGACGACAGTGAAATCATGGAGTGATCATAGTTTGGAAAACCTTCAAAGTCTAGATCTCAGGAGGAATTTACTAAACAAAGTCAATACTCAATCATTCAAACACTATCCGAATCTGACGAAACTGAATCTAGCAGTCAATCAGATCGCCGTAATTCCCGAAGGAACGTTCCAAGTAGCTCCCCatctgaaatatttaaatcttGCCCATAACCTTTTAACGTCGATCGACGAAACCACCCTGAAGGGTCTGACTAAGCTAAACCACGTTTACTTCCATCACAATCAAATAACGTTCGTTGACTTCTTCGCCTTTGTCGGGAATAGTCATTTGAAGACGCTTCAGCTGCAAGAAAACAAAATCAGCGTTCTCGAAACCGATCTCCTTTCCAATTTACCCCGTCTAACCTTCCTGAACATTAGCCATAACCAGTTGGAAATTGTGTCGGAAAATAGTTTCAAGCGTAGTGCCAGCCTTCGTTCGCTAGATATGAGCTATAACCGAATTAAAAATTTCCACGAGGACAGTCTCAAGGGTTTATCTAGCTTAGAG GTCTTCAACGCAAGCCATAACCAGCTCAATCAGCTGAATAAATACATGTTCAAAGATTTCTCGGCCGTTGAAGTGCTCGTTCTTGTCGGCAACCAGCTGGCCTACGTCGAAAACAAACTATTCGAGTATAGTCCCCAGGTGAAGATCCTAAACCTGTCTCGCAATGTCATCGCAGATATTGAACCGGAGATTTTCGAAGACACTATCCGGCTCCATTCACTGGATCTTTCGCAAAACCAACTGGTGGAGGATGCATTCCTGGGGTCACTTCCCCATTTGCAGTGTTTGAACTTGAACCACAATCTGTTCCAACGGTTGAACGTGTCCCTGCTGGGCCACATGGGCCACGTGGAACTTCGTGGAAATCCATGGCGGTGTCAGTTtctgattctggaactgatgaAACAGAACCACAATATTCACTACGCGAACAACTACGTTGTCCAATCGGCCGATAGTATTCTGAACACCCATGGAATCGGTTGCACGGATGAAAACGGCAAATCGCGAGATATTATTGTGGTTGAGAGCCCGGCCAAACAGGACTACAGTTCGTTG GAATACCACCGCTACCGACTGTTCCACGAAGCCCAGCTGGACACCCGACCGATTCAGGACAACTTCGACACCAAATCCACCATCCTCTGGCTGATGTCCGGGGCGTTCGTGGTGTTCGGTGCGTTCAAACTGATCCAGCTGATCCTGCAGCACTCGGAACATCAGAGCGAAAAGTGGCGTCTGGACCAGCAC atGGAGTGTAACGAAGCCGGCGAAATTGATGACGACGCTGTCGGGAGGCTGATTTTCCCAGCGTCAGCCACGGCGGATGCCACCAAACAATGA